In the genome of Longimicrobiales bacterium, one region contains:
- a CDS encoding D-2-hydroxyacid dehydrogenase, protein MPRAVLDMMDRRPIWAMPAWVPDEIRDALPSGWDLVVNDEETDGSGDGAARVAPRVLDAVAEAEVYFGYGIPAQLVDAAPRLAWVHSGAAGVGSSLTPSLIDRDIVFTNSAGIHADPMAETVLGMLLFFGRGLHLAVQNQRASQWNTEPYYEAGAPLSELGASTVGIVGYGGVGKGVARRVASLGAKVIALKRTEPKPSDKKLASMAGGALDADVELVHGEAGLAYLLSRSDAVVLTVPETDQTRGMIDGGAFSRMKAGAVLINVARGKVVDEDALSRALQSGHLRGAGLDVFSKEPLVAGSPLWGLPNVLVTPHVSAVTRGFWRREADLMLHNLRCYLNGAEPSQWRCVVDQDAGY, encoded by the coding sequence GTGCCCCGCGCTGTTCTCGACATGATGGACCGTCGCCCCATATGGGCGATGCCCGCTTGGGTGCCTGACGAAATTCGAGACGCACTACCGAGCGGGTGGGATCTCGTCGTCAACGACGAAGAGACGGATGGTTCGGGGGACGGAGCGGCACGAGTAGCACCCAGGGTGTTGGACGCTGTCGCTGAAGCAGAGGTCTACTTCGGGTACGGGATACCTGCCCAGCTCGTGGATGCCGCGCCCCGGCTCGCGTGGGTGCATTCAGGAGCGGCCGGCGTGGGAAGCTCACTGACGCCGTCGTTGATTGATCGAGACATCGTCTTTACGAACTCGGCCGGGATTCACGCCGATCCGATGGCGGAGACGGTATTGGGGATGCTCCTCTTCTTCGGGAGGGGGCTCCACTTGGCGGTACAGAACCAACGTGCCTCGCAGTGGAATACAGAGCCGTATTACGAGGCCGGGGCCCCACTCAGCGAACTCGGAGCCTCAACCGTTGGCATCGTCGGCTATGGCGGTGTCGGTAAAGGAGTCGCTCGTCGGGTGGCTAGCCTCGGAGCGAAGGTCATCGCCCTGAAGCGGACCGAGCCCAAGCCAAGTGACAAGAAATTAGCGAGCATGGCCGGCGGGGCGCTCGATGCCGACGTGGAGTTGGTGCATGGAGAAGCTGGCCTGGCCTATCTCCTCTCGCGGAGCGACGCGGTCGTGCTGACGGTCCCGGAAACGGATCAGACCAGGGGAATGATCGACGGGGGGGCGTTTTCGCGAATGAAGGCGGGAGCTGTGTTGATCAACGTCGCGCGGGGGAAGGTCGTGGACGAAGATGCATTGAGCAGGGCGCTCCAAAGCGGACATCTCCGAGGGGCTGGGCTCGATGTGTTTTCGAAGGAGCCGCTGGTGGCCGGGAGTCCGCTCTGGGGATTACCGAACGTACTGGTCACACCGCACGTGTCCGCGGTGACTCGAGGATTCTGGAGGCGGGAGGCGGACCTCATGCTCCATAATTTGCGGTGTTATTTGAATGGTGCCGAACCGTCGCAGT